The following proteins come from a genomic window of Natrinema saccharevitans:
- the carB gene encoding carbamoyl-phosphate synthase large subunit, with protein sequence MSTDTATDAETGDGRTILLIGSGPIQIGQAAEFDYSGAQACRALQEEGARVVLVNSNPATIMTDPEMADEVYIEPITTDAIAEIIRKENPDGVIAGLGGQTGLNVTAELAEEGVLEEYDVEIMGTPLDTIYATEDRDLFRQRMEKIGQPVPASTTISLEEDEEVSEMTEADLKERVEAAVDEVGGLPVIARTTYTLGGSGSGVVHEMDELLRRVRKGLRLSRNSEVLITESIAGWVEYEYEVMRDADDSCIIICNMENIDPMGIHTGESTVVTPSQIVPDEGHQEMRTAALEVIRELGIQGGCNIQFAWHDDGTPGGEYRVVEVNPRVSRSSALASKATGYPIARVTAKVALGKRLHEIDNEITGETTAAFEPAIDYVVTKVPRWPKDKFDDVDFELTTAMKSTGEAMAIGRSFEESLLKALRSSEYEPDVDWDEVSDAELEEQYLERPSPDRPYAMFEAFERGYTVDEVVDLTGIFEWYTERYKNTADSTLAAQEGDFTEAAIAGHTNATISSAAGADVDTVETEVPGRTYKQVDTCAGEFEAETPYYYSARKSEFESGPLLGDAAAGELEVDRDLESVIVVGGGPIRIGQGVEFDYCSVHAVRALRELGIDAYVVNNNPETVSTDYDTSDGLFFEPITAEEVADVAEATGADGVMVQFGGQTSVNIGEPLEDELQRRDLDCEVMGTSVEAMDLAEDRDRFNALMDELGIAQPEGGTAFSEEEALELAHDIGYPVLVRPSYVLGGRAMDVVYNDAELETYIEEAVRVAPDKPILVDDFLEDAVELDVDAVSDGRNAIIGGIMEHVESAGVHSGDSACMIPPRSLEEDTLERVREVTEDIAEALKTKGLLNVQLAVRDGEVYVLEANPRSSRTVPFVSKATGVPIAKLAAKVMAGETLESLDAQEQIPEHTSIKEVVLPFDRLPGSDPRLGPEMKSTGEVMGTASDFGTAYWKSQQAAGNAVSEGTAVVDLDVDGFETHFDVAEFDDVPAAIREGEVDFVVSRDRDSLEMAVEEEIPYLSTVASAEAYVEALDEFDGDLEVASVTERPKRAAKWGQSQ encoded by the coding sequence ATGAGCACGGACACCGCCACCGACGCCGAAACGGGCGACGGCCGCACGATCCTGTTGATCGGCAGCGGCCCGATCCAGATCGGACAGGCCGCCGAATTCGACTACTCGGGCGCACAGGCCTGCCGGGCGCTCCAGGAGGAGGGCGCTCGCGTCGTCCTCGTGAACTCGAACCCGGCGACGATCATGACCGACCCGGAGATGGCCGACGAGGTCTACATCGAGCCGATCACGACCGACGCTATCGCCGAGATCATCCGCAAGGAGAACCCCGACGGCGTCATCGCCGGGCTGGGCGGCCAGACCGGCCTGAACGTCACCGCCGAACTCGCCGAGGAGGGCGTCTTGGAGGAGTACGACGTCGAGATCATGGGGACGCCGCTCGATACCATCTACGCGACGGAGGACCGCGACCTCTTCCGCCAGCGCATGGAGAAGATCGGTCAGCCGGTCCCCGCCTCGACGACCATCTCGCTCGAGGAGGACGAGGAAGTCTCGGAGATGACCGAGGCCGACCTGAAAGAGCGCGTCGAAGCCGCCGTCGACGAGGTCGGTGGGCTGCCGGTCATCGCCCGGACGACCTACACGCTCGGCGGCTCGGGGTCGGGCGTCGTCCACGAGATGGACGAACTCCTCCGTCGCGTCCGCAAGGGCCTGCGCCTCTCCCGGAACAGCGAGGTCCTCATCACCGAGTCCATCGCGGGCTGGGTCGAGTACGAGTACGAGGTCATGCGCGACGCCGACGACTCCTGTATCATCATCTGTAACATGGAGAACATCGACCCGATGGGCATCCACACCGGAGAGTCGACGGTCGTCACGCCCTCCCAGATCGTCCCCGACGAGGGCCACCAGGAGATGCGCACCGCCGCGCTCGAGGTCATTCGCGAACTCGGTATCCAGGGCGGCTGTAACATCCAGTTCGCGTGGCACGACGACGGTACTCCCGGCGGCGAGTACCGCGTCGTCGAGGTCAACCCACGCGTCTCCCGCTCTTCTGCACTCGCGTCGAAGGCGACCGGCTACCCGATCGCCCGCGTCACCGCGAAGGTCGCCCTTGGCAAGCGCCTCCACGAGATCGATAACGAGATTACCGGCGAGACGACGGCGGCGTTCGAGCCCGCGATCGACTACGTCGTCACCAAGGTGCCCCGGTGGCCCAAAGACAAGTTCGACGACGTCGACTTCGAGCTGACGACGGCGATGAAATCGACCGGCGAGGCGATGGCCATCGGCCGCAGCTTCGAGGAGAGTCTGCTCAAGGCGCTTCGCTCGAGCGAGTACGAACCCGACGTCGACTGGGACGAGGTTTCGGACGCGGAACTCGAGGAGCAGTACCTCGAACGGCCGTCGCCGGACCGCCCCTACGCGATGTTCGAGGCCTTCGAACGCGGCTACACCGTCGACGAGGTCGTCGATCTGACGGGCATCTTCGAGTGGTACACCGAGCGCTACAAGAACACCGCCGACTCGACGCTGGCGGCACAGGAGGGCGACTTCACCGAAGCCGCCATCGCCGGCCACACCAACGCGACGATCTCTTCCGCCGCCGGCGCGGACGTCGACACCGTCGAGACCGAGGTCCCCGGCCGCACCTACAAACAGGTCGACACCTGCGCCGGCGAGTTCGAGGCCGAGACGCCGTACTACTACTCCGCGCGCAAGTCCGAGTTCGAGTCCGGCCCGCTGCTCGGCGACGCCGCCGCGGGCGAACTCGAGGTCGACCGCGACCTCGAGAGCGTGATCGTCGTCGGCGGCGGCCCGATCCGCATCGGGCAGGGCGTCGAGTTCGACTACTGTTCGGTCCACGCCGTCCGCGCCCTGCGCGAACTCGGGATCGACGCCTACGTCGTCAACAACAACCCCGAGACGGTCTCGACCGACTACGACACCTCCGACGGGCTGTTCTTCGAACCGATCACCGCCGAAGAGGTCGCCGACGTCGCCGAAGCGACCGGTGCCGACGGCGTGATGGTCCAGTTCGGCGGCCAGACTTCCGTCAACATCGGCGAACCCCTCGAGGACGAACTGCAGCGCCGCGATCTCGACTGCGAGGTCATGGGCACGTCCGTCGAGGCGATGGACCTCGCGGAGGACCGCGACCGCTTTAACGCCCTGATGGACGAACTGGGCATCGCCCAGCCGGAGGGCGGCACCGCCTTCTCCGAGGAGGAGGCCCTGGAGCTGGCCCACGACATCGGCTACCCCGTCCTCGTACGCCCCTCCTACGTGCTGGGCGGCCGCGCGATGGACGTCGTCTACAACGACGCGGAACTCGAGACCTACATCGAGGAAGCCGTTCGCGTCGCGCCGGACAAGCCGATCCTCGTGGACGACTTCCTCGAGGACGCGGTCGAACTCGACGTCGACGCCGTCTCGGACGGCCGCAACGCCATCATCGGCGGCATCATGGAACACGTCGAAAGCGCCGGCGTTCACTCCGGCGACTCCGCGTGTATGATCCCGCCCCGCTCGCTCGAGGAAGACACGCTCGAGCGCGTCCGCGAGGTCACCGAGGACATCGCCGAGGCGCTCAAGACGAAGGGGCTGTTGAACGTCCAGCTGGCCGTCCGTGATGGCGAAGTGTACGTCCTCGAGGCGAACCCGCGTTCCTCGCGCACCGTTCCCTTCGTCTCGAAGGCGACCGGCGTCCCGATCGCCAAGCTCGCCGCGAAGGTCATGGCCGGCGAGACCTTGGAGAGCCTCGACGCCCAGGAGCAGATCCCCGAACACACGTCGATCAAGGAGGTCGTCCTGCCGTTCGACCGCCTGCCGGGCTCGGACCCGCGTCTCGGCCCGGAGATGAAGTCCACCGGCGAGGTCATGGGCACGGCGAGCGACTTCGGCACGGCCTACTGGAAGTCACAGCAGGCGGCCGGCAACGCCGTCAGCGAGGGGACCGCCGTCGTCGACCTCGACGTCGACGGCTTCGAGACCCACTTCGACGTGGCCGAGTTCGACGACGTGCCCGCGGCCATCCGCGAGGGCGAGGTCGACTTCGTCGTCAGCCGCGATCGCGACTCGCTCGAGATGGCCGTCGAGGAGGAGATCCCCTACCTCTCGACGGTCGCCAGCGCCGAGGCCTACGTCGAAGCGCTCGACGAGTTCGACGGCGACCTCGAGGTGGCGTCGGTCACCGAGCGGCCGAAGCGCGCCGCGAAGTGGGGCCAGTCGCAGTAA
- a CDS encoding PAS domain S-box protein encodes MVESGSDRFSRSLTVIYADPSPERRRRTVDALESAADALTAVPVATPAALRDALVGASEGTCVVTERDLGETSALTLYDRIAADEGATVPFVLYTGDGDELLASDAAGAGLAGYVPRGHEDSLERLLAQIRRAVGETGHGETPTDPRSDGAAATERDRFRSLFENIPDPVVLTVRDDGNRILDVNPAFEEMFGYDRETLVGTSVEDRLVPDGSESVDVLGTSGVGGSVTTVAERVTAEGPREFLIRVFAIGLGDAVHEYAIYTDIAEQKRRERELERYRTLVDTVGDPMFVLGADGRIEMVNEAMAAVLGTTRADLVGAHPSAYMPDEDVERATATLREILADEDRTWETYEMQLEPVGGDPLLVENNVAPLVDEHGTFTGSVGVIRDISDRKERERRIHRLHEGTRRLMAAERTDEVARVATEIARDALSLEVNAVHLYEERPATRSASATDATAGIERPTERRDEHGVLVPAATTDRTEELLGTVPALGPDSIAWDAFVAGETLVHGDVRRSDNVRNPETPIRSEIHIPLGDAGIFIAGSTTPNDFDAETITFARILAANVEAALERAHREAELAARTAELERQNDRLEAFASTVSHDLRSPLTLAAGHLENLAAHVDGEGERYREEIDWALERMETLIENVLALARSGQRLTETEPVDLDAVVDRARRTVDPDLDLVRETPLPTVEADADRLQVCFENVFRNAREHVGDDVTITLERTADGFAIGDDGPGVDPDERDAILESGYSTEPEGTGFGLAIVSEVIEAHGWSIAVEESAAGGLRLAVSFEDGDVADLY; translated from the coding sequence ATGGTTGAGTCCGGTTCGGACCGCTTTTCTCGATCGCTTACCGTTATCTACGCCGATCCATCTCCCGAGCGCCGGCGGCGGACCGTCGACGCCCTCGAGTCAGCGGCGGACGCGCTCACGGCCGTCCCCGTCGCGACACCGGCCGCGCTCCGCGACGCGCTCGTGGGGGCGTCCGAGGGCACCTGTGTCGTCACCGAACGCGATCTCGGTGAGACGAGCGCGCTGACGCTGTACGACCGCATCGCGGCCGACGAGGGGGCGACCGTCCCGTTCGTCCTCTACACCGGCGACGGCGACGAACTGCTCGCGAGCGACGCCGCCGGGGCCGGGCTGGCCGGCTACGTCCCGAGAGGCCACGAGGATTCGCTCGAGCGGCTACTCGCACAGATTCGACGGGCCGTCGGCGAGACGGGGCACGGCGAGACGCCGACCGATCCCCGTTCTGATGGGGCCGCCGCGACCGAGCGGGACCGCTTTCGCTCGCTGTTCGAGAACATTCCCGATCCGGTCGTGTTGACGGTTCGTGACGACGGCAACCGGATTCTCGACGTCAATCCGGCGTTCGAGGAGATGTTCGGCTACGACCGGGAGACGCTCGTCGGAACGTCGGTCGAGGACCGGCTCGTCCCCGACGGCTCGGAGTCGGTCGACGTCCTCGGGACGAGCGGCGTCGGCGGGAGCGTGACCACCGTCGCCGAACGGGTGACCGCGGAGGGGCCTCGGGAGTTCCTGATCCGCGTGTTCGCGATCGGTCTCGGCGATGCGGTCCACGAGTACGCGATCTACACCGACATCGCCGAACAAAAGCGTCGGGAGCGAGAACTCGAGCGGTATCGAACGCTCGTCGACACCGTCGGCGATCCGATGTTCGTCCTCGGCGCGGACGGGCGGATCGAGATGGTCAACGAGGCGATGGCGGCCGTCCTCGGAACGACGCGTGCCGACCTCGTCGGCGCTCACCCGAGCGCCTACATGCCCGACGAGGACGTCGAACGTGCGACGGCGACACTCCGTGAGATCCTGGCCGACGAGGATCGGACCTGGGAGACCTACGAGATGCAGTTAGAGCCCGTCGGCGGCGACCCGTTGCTCGTCGAGAACAACGTCGCGCCGCTGGTCGACGAACACGGGACGTTCACCGGCAGCGTCGGCGTGATCCGCGACATCAGCGATCGCAAGGAACGCGAGCGGCGCATCCACCGCCTCCACGAGGGCACCCGTCGCCTGATGGCCGCCGAACGAACCGACGAGGTCGCTCGCGTCGCGACCGAGATCGCCCGCGATGCGCTATCGCTCGAAGTCAACGCCGTCCACCTGTACGAAGAGCGGCCAGCGACGCGGTCCGCGTCGGCCACCGACGCGACCGCAGGGATCGAACGACCCACCGAACGACGGGACGAACACGGCGTTCTCGTCCCGGCGGCGACGACCGACCGGACGGAAGAACTGCTCGGGACGGTGCCGGCACTCGGCCCCGACAGCATCGCCTGGGACGCTTTCGTGGCCGGCGAAACGCTCGTCCACGGCGACGTCCGCCGTTCCGATAACGTTCGCAACCCCGAGACGCCGATCCGGAGCGAGATCCACATCCCGCTGGGCGACGCGGGAATCTTCATCGCCGGTTCGACGACGCCCAACGATTTCGACGCCGAGACGATCACGTTCGCGCGCATCCTCGCGGCCAACGTCGAGGCCGCCCTCGAGCGGGCCCATCGCGAGGCCGAACTCGCCGCGCGGACGGCCGAACTCGAGCGCCAGAACGACCGCCTCGAAGCCTTCGCCAGTACCGTCTCCCACGACCTGCGGAGCCCGCTGACCCTCGCGGCGGGCCACCTCGAGAACCTCGCGGCCCACGTCGACGGCGAGGGCGAGCGCTACCGCGAGGAGATCGACTGGGCGCTCGAGCGGATGGAGACGCTCATCGAGAACGTCCTCGCGCTCGCTCGGAGCGGCCAGCGACTCACCGAGACGGAGCCGGTCGATCTCGACGCGGTCGTCGATCGGGCCCGCCGGACCGTCGATCCAGACCTCGATCTCGTCCGCGAGACGCCGCTACCGACGGTCGAGGCCGACGCGGACCGATTGCAGGTCTGCTTCGAGAACGTCTTCCGCAACGCCCGCGAACACGTCGGCGACGACGTGACGATCACGCTCGAGCGGACCGCCGACGGGTTCGCGATCGGCGACGACGGCCCCGGCGTCGATCCCGACGAACGCGACGCGATTCTCGAGTCCGGCTACAGCACCGAGCCGGAGGGGACCGGCTTCGGGCTGGCGATCGTCTCCGAGGTGATCGAGGCCCACGGCTGGTCGATCGCGGTCGAGGAGAGCGCGGCGGGTGGGCTCCGACTGGCCGTCTCGTTCGAGGACGGGGACGTGGCCGATCTATACTAG
- the folP gene encoding dihydropteroate synthase, with the protein MEYHEAADFLFDLRRFRPKPGTESTARLLAHLGSPHDDVDCVQIAGSNGKGSTARMLERTLREAGYSVGLYTSPHLEDLRERVRVDGRKMSRAAVCEFVDAVREYVTTRGADGESPTFFETMTAMALWQFGREDVDIAVLEVGIGGKYDATSVVDPVASAVTSVTLEHTGILGDTVAEIARDKAHVAPANTPLVTGTTGDALAAVREVASDVVTVGPSPEGGSEPTALDVRVAYGGRTNHTEAAVSIDADGWDLETSIPLLGEHQAVNAGIAAALARQAGDVSETDLERGLRSAHWPGRFEVLDTEPLVVLDGAHNPGACEGLAATLETYDYDDLHLVFGAMHDKDHREMAATLPTPTSVVTTEPTLDRAEDPAVLAEAFADAGAGRVRTEAAVQDALATALAEADGDDCVLVTGSLFAVAEARSRWTRTDVPKRIRDRSDARDTLAEANVATGDVERLDGDAVHRVVRTALRDRQATVLKEELLRLGGECALSGLERDDEAVDAVLMGTVAQFESLVEALEARSRPHGLADVARELRATLEIDAADESGTEAGDRTADRPRSATGDDGSSRAYPWTDRTAVMGILNVTPDSFHDGGEYDALEDAVARAETMVENDVDIIDIGGESTRPGADPVSVDEELERVVPVIERIADLDALLSVDTRRAAVADAALEAGADIVNDVSGLEDPEMRFVAADHDAALVVMHSIDAPVVPDRDVDYDDVVADVIDQLSERVLLAEKAGLDREQIVVDPGIGFGKSAAENFELLDRIDEFRALGCPVLFGHSHKSMFAKVAREGGDRLEATVAATALATDRGADIVRVHDVAENVAAVRTALAARDPERFSWDS; encoded by the coding sequence ATGGAGTATCACGAGGCGGCGGACTTCTTATTCGATCTGCGGCGGTTCCGCCCGAAGCCGGGCACCGAGTCGACGGCCCGGCTGCTCGCCCACCTCGGGTCCCCCCACGACGATGTCGACTGCGTCCAGATCGCCGGCTCCAACGGGAAGGGAAGTACGGCCCGAATGCTCGAGCGAACGCTGCGGGAAGCCGGCTACTCCGTCGGTCTCTACACCTCTCCCCACCTCGAGGACCTGCGGGAACGCGTCCGCGTCGACGGTCGGAAAATGTCTCGAGCGGCCGTCTGCGAGTTCGTCGACGCCGTTCGCGAGTACGTGACGACCCGCGGTGCCGACGGCGAGTCGCCGACCTTCTTCGAGACGATGACGGCCATGGCGCTGTGGCAGTTCGGTCGCGAGGACGTCGATATCGCCGTCCTCGAGGTCGGCATCGGCGGCAAGTACGACGCCACCAGCGTCGTCGACCCGGTCGCCAGCGCGGTCACCAGCGTCACGCTGGAACACACCGGCATCCTCGGCGACACCGTCGCGGAGATCGCCCGCGACAAGGCCCACGTCGCGCCGGCAAACACGCCGCTCGTGACCGGGACGACCGGGGACGCGCTGGCGGCGGTCCGGGAGGTCGCCAGCGACGTGGTCACCGTCGGCCCGTCGCCCGAGGGGGGATCGGAACCCACCGCGCTAGATGTCCGCGTCGCTTACGGCGGCCGGACCAACCACACCGAAGCCGCCGTCTCGATCGACGCCGACGGCTGGGACCTCGAGACGTCGATTCCGCTGCTGGGCGAACACCAGGCCGTCAACGCCGGGATCGCGGCCGCCCTCGCCCGACAGGCCGGCGACGTCTCCGAGACCGATCTCGAGCGCGGCCTGCGCAGCGCCCACTGGCCGGGCCGGTTCGAGGTGCTGGACACCGAACCGCTGGTCGTCCTCGACGGGGCGCACAACCCCGGCGCCTGCGAGGGGCTCGCGGCGACGCTCGAGACCTACGACTACGACGACCTCCACCTCGTCTTCGGCGCGATGCACGACAAGGACCACCGCGAGATGGCCGCGACTCTGCCGACGCCGACCTCGGTCGTGACGACCGAGCCGACGCTGGACCGGGCCGAGGACCCGGCGGTCCTCGCCGAGGCCTTCGCCGACGCCGGTGCCGGCCGCGTCCGGACCGAAGCCGCCGTCCAGGACGCGCTGGCGACCGCGTTGGCCGAGGCCGACGGCGACGACTGCGTCCTCGTGACCGGCTCGCTGTTCGCGGTCGCGGAGGCCCGTTCCCGGTGGACCCGCACCGACGTTCCCAAGCGGATCCGGGATCGCTCGGACGCCCGCGACACCCTCGCGGAGGCAAACGTCGCCACGGGCGACGTCGAACGACTGGACGGCGACGCCGTCCACCGTGTCGTCAGGACGGCACTACGGGATCGACAGGCGACGGTCCTCAAGGAGGAGTTGCTACGGCTCGGCGGCGAGTGTGCCCTCTCGGGCCTCGAGCGCGACGACGAGGCCGTCGACGCCGTCCTGATGGGCACCGTGGCGCAGTTCGAGTCCCTCGTCGAGGCTCTCGAGGCTCGCTCGCGACCCCACGGGCTGGCCGACGTGGCCCGCGAACTGCGAGCAACGCTCGAGATCGACGCCGCCGACGAGTCCGGAACCGAGGCGGGGGATCGGACTGCCGATCGGCCGCGATCGGCCACCGGCGACGACGGCTCGAGTCGCGCCTATCCCTGGACCGACCGGACGGCCGTCATGGGCATCCTGAACGTCACGCCCGACAGCTTCCACGACGGCGGCGAGTACGACGCTCTCGAGGACGCGGTGGCCCGCGCCGAAACGATGGTGGAAAACGACGTCGATATCATCGACATCGGCGGCGAGTCGACCCGCCCCGGTGCTGACCCCGTGTCGGTCGACGAGGAACTCGAGCGCGTGGTGCCCGTCATCGAGCGGATCGCCGACCTCGACGCCCTGCTCTCCGTCGACACGCGCCGCGCCGCGGTCGCCGACGCCGCGCTCGAGGCCGGCGCGGACATCGTCAACGACGTCTCCGGGCTCGAGGACCCCGAGATGCGGTTCGTCGCCGCGGACCACGACGCGGCCCTGGTCGTGATGCACAGCATCGACGCGCCGGTCGTCCCCGATCGCGACGTCGACTACGACGATGTGGTCGCGGACGTGATCGACCAGCTCTCCGAACGCGTGTTACTCGCCGAGAAGGCGGGTCTCGACCGCGAGCAGATCGTCGTCGACCCCGGCATCGGCTTCGGCAAGTCCGCCGCCGAGAACTTCGAACTGCTCGATCGGATCGACGAGTTCCGGGCGCTCGGCTGTCCCGTCCTCTTCGGGCACTCCCACAAGTCCATGTTCGCCAAAGTCGCCCGCGAGGGCGGCGACCGACTCG
- a CDS encoding ABC transporter ATP-binding protein — translation MSPADALAIETDGLTKRYGETTAVDDLTMQVERGTVYGFLGPNGAGKTTTMRILTTLTKPTAGAASVAGRSIVDRESVTPHIGYLPEEPPVYDELTGREQLEYAAGLRDMPEGEATDRIESLLERFDLLADANKRIEDYSKGMRQKVGVIQAVLHEPDVAFLDEPTSGLDPRAARTMRDTIADLADREMTIFLSTHILPVVDELADTIGVLHDGALVAEDDPDRLKTRAETGDARSLEDAFLEITRDHDDEVAAEPSAK, via the coding sequence ATGAGCCCTGCCGACGCCCTCGCTATCGAAACCGACGGCCTGACGAAACGGTACGGCGAAACGACGGCGGTCGACGACCTGACGATGCAAGTCGAGCGCGGCACCGTCTACGGCTTTCTCGGCCCCAACGGCGCGGGGAAGACGACCACGATGCGAATACTGACGACGCTGACGAAGCCGACCGCAGGAGCGGCGAGCGTCGCCGGCCGCTCGATCGTCGACCGCGAGTCGGTCACCCCCCACATCGGCTACCTGCCCGAGGAACCGCCGGTCTACGACGAACTCACCGGCCGGGAACAGCTCGAGTACGCCGCCGGGCTGCGCGACATGCCCGAGGGCGAGGCGACCGACCGAATCGAATCGCTGCTCGAGCGGTTCGACCTGCTCGCGGACGCGAACAAGCGCATCGAGGACTACTCGAAGGGGATGCGCCAGAAGGTCGGCGTCATCCAGGCGGTGTTGCACGAGCCCGACGTGGCCTTCCTCGACGAGCCGACGAGCGGGCTCGACCCCCGCGCGGCCCGGACGATGCGCGACACCATCGCCGACCTCGCCGACCGCGAGATGACCATCTTCCTCTCGACGCACATCCTCCCCGTCGTCGACGAACTGGCCGACACGATCGGCGTCCTCCACGACGGCGCACTCGTCGCCGAGGACGACCCCGACCGGCTCAAGACCCGCGCCGAAACCGGCGACGCCCGCAGTCTGGAAGACGCCTTCCTCGAGATCACTCGTGACCACGACGACGAGGTGGCGGCCGAACCGTCCGCGAAGTGA